The genomic window AGACCTAAAGGTATAGCCCCGGTCCTCCAGCTTTTTCTTCAACCGGCTGTAATTTTCAATGATCCCATTGTGTATGACGATAAAGTGGCCGTTTTCTGAAGCATGGGGATGGGCATTGATGTCATTGGGCTCCCCGTGTGTGGCCCAGCGGGTATGGCCGATGCCAATACTCCCGGAAATGTCTTTCTGTTGGGCATGCGCTTCCAAATCAGATACTTTTCCTGCCTTTTTCAGAATGGATAATGCTCCGCTGTTACCCAGCAGTGAAATACCCGCTGAATCATATCCGCGGTATTCAAGCCTTTTTAATCCATTGATAAGAATGGGATAGGCATTCTTCTTGCCAATGTAGCCGACAATTCCACACATACTAGTTTAAGGTTTGAAATATTTGATCCTTAATTTGATTGGAGTAGAATGGTTGGCACCGGATATGATTAATTCTCCGGGCTGAAAGCGAAAGTTCCTGGTCTGGATGTATAACCGGTTATTATCTACCTCTTCGTTAATATATGCCTGAAGATAACTGGTAATGTTGCAACTGAATACATTCCGGTCTTCATCATATTCCCCGTTGAAGAACTGGCTTTGGGAAATGGACACATAGCTGGTATCCCGGGGATAGGCATACATACCCACGGATTCAGGAAAAAGGGGACTGTCGGGTGATATTAAAGGTTTTAGTTCGATTTCCGCACGGGCCAAAAACTTGTTATCCTGGGACGTTTCTTTCTTGTTGAACGTTTCTCTAACCGCTTCCGGTATCAGCAGTTTTGCCCTTGTTCCGCCGGGACCGTTTATTAGCAAGATGCTGTCGTTTTCTGCAGAGTCATTGGTTAGAAAACGGTGGGCGTTTTTCACGGGCGCCGTTGCTTCTTCAAAATAATGCTCAAAGGTGTTTACCCGCAACGCAGTAGATGGTATGGGATATTCGAGTGTATCTACCTCATCTTCACCGGCTGCTCTATAAGCCAGCTCAAGCCTTGTTGTATCATTGGCTATTTTGATGTTGTTCAGGAAGCTATTGCCATCGGTTTCCATTTCAGCAAAAATTCCCGGGAAAAATTCCAGGAAGTCACCATGGTCACCCATAATCGTATCCTCAGCGCTAGCAAGAAATTCTGCAAATGATTGGGTGAGATTTACTTTTATTATACTGTCTCCCAGTAATTCCGTGGATTCTGAAATTAAATCACTTGCATCATAAAAACCTCCCGGGTCCGTAGTGGAATAATAATTATTGCTTATTTGTAATTCTTTATTAAGCTTATAAACCCGAACCTTCGATTCTTCAAAAGATCCGTGAGAAGATTCAATCTGGAAGTAAAGCGTAGCACCTACACCTTCTTCCACTGAAGAAAAACTTAAAGAATCGGCTTTATAAATCTGGGACATAAAACTTGCTTTCATTCTTCCAAAATTGGGACTGAGGTATTCTCCCAGCAGTATATTGGAATGCTGGATCGTTGTGGGAGCTTCTATGGAGGAATAAAGGGATGGGAATGAATCGGATTTTTCAACAAATGTCCCCATCTGAAAGCTGGTATCATAATCTGCCTCTATGCTGTCGTTAGGGTGCATGATCTGATCACCGAATTCTTTTGCCTCTTTTTCGCATGCGATAACCGCCAGGATCATTACTGAAAATAATAGCAATTGCTTTGCGGTCTTAACGAGATTTCCCTTCATCACTAATCCTTCCTTGTTATAAAACATAAAATTTATTTGGTTAATAATTCATCATAGAACGTGGAGTATGCATCAATATATTTATCTTCCGGCTGGTATTCAAGAGTCGGTTTATTGATTTGCTGAATATAGGATTCAATTTCTTCATTAATTTGTTTACTCCCTTTGATTATGGCATCCGAATTGTCAATGGTCATCTTGGTCAGATTGACATAATCCGGATTGTCTTTAATCTTTTTGATGGCCTTGTTGTTGATGCCTTCAATTTTTAGTTTGTCTTTAAATTCTTGTTTCAACGGTGTATCAAATTCATCGTCGTAAATGGAGTAAACCACCTTTGAATTGGCAAAAAGGGGGTCTTCATTGTAGGAATGTTTGAGGTATAAAGGAACCAGAGAGGTGAACCACCCCAGACAATGGACGATATCCGGTGACCAGCGTAATTTTTTTACAGTTTCCAGTACACCCCTGGCGAAGAATATGGCTCTTTCATCATTATCGGAGAAATATTCTCCGTTTTCGTCTTGTAATGTATATCTTCTCTGGAAATAGTCTTCATTATCAATAAAGTATACCTGCATGCGTGCAGATTGGATGGAAGCGACTTTGATGATGAGGGGACGATCTGTGTCATCAATGATCAGATTCATGCCGGAGAGTCTTATTACCTCGTGTAATTGATTCCTTCTTTCGTTGATGCTCCCGTATTTGGGCATAAATGTTCTTATTTCCTTGCCTCTTTCCTGTATGCCCTGAGGTAAGTATCTTGCGGTACGGGACATTTCAGTCTCGGGAAGGTAAGGGGTTATCTCCTGAGATATGAAAAGTACTTTCGTTTTTTCCATTATTGTTGATATATTTATATATAAAAGTAACCGCAAAATTAGTAAAATTATTCATAATTACCAATAATTTAGAAACTCTGCCGGTTCTATCCCCGGCAGGAAAACTTTTTGCAGTCAGGTTATTTTTAGCCTGCATTATTCAAAAACGAATCCCGCTGTTTAGCGGGAAAGTTTTTGAATGCGGGATGGTTTGCGGGATGTATGCAGGCAACCCCGCATTAGAAAAACCAGCTTTTTCAATAGCGTCAGAATTATTCTTGAATAATTCGGGTTAGATCCAATATCTCAGGTGATAGGCGCTGTCCCAAAAAAGCCATTCATATCTGGAAGACCTGATATACAGATGCTTCATATTTTCTCTTATTTTTTGGGTGTTTTCCCTGGCGAGCCTTTCGGTGATTTCTTTCAGTCGTTTTGTGGTTTCATCAAATTCGGCACTTGAATAAGTATTGATCCACTGCTGATATTTGTTTTCTGTGTTGGCATTATAATATATATGCACCGCTACTTTGTTGTAAAGCCAGAAGCATGGCAGCAAACTTGCCAGTGCTTCCGGGTAGCTCCTGTATGCAGCCGCACTGAGAAGAAAATTGGAATAGGCTTCGGTAGCCAGCGCAATTTCTTTCGGAGGTGTTATATTGAATTGTTTTATAAACTCATTGTGCAGTGCCCTTTCAATATCCAGACCTTCTTTGGCAAAGGAAATGAATTCCGTCAGCTCATCATGCGAAGGTGCTACTGAAGCCAAAGCTGCCAATGCACGGGAGTATTCACCAATATAATGGATGTCCTGGCTGATGTAGAAACGAAATTTTTCTTCCGGGAGGGTTCCGCTGGCGAGTTCCACGTTGAAAGGGTGATTGATGAGTTCTTGATAGATCGGTTCAACCGATTCGTTCAGATCTTTTAAAAAATCCATAAATGTTTGTTTTTAACTCCAGAATTTATAAAAATGATGAACCGGCCCGTGGCCTTTTCCGATTTGATAGGCTGATCCTTCAAATATGGCTTGATGGGTGTATTCCATTCCTTTTTGAATGGCTTCTTTCAGGGGATAACCAAGAGCCAGCCAGGATGCAACTGCAGACGACAAAGTACATCCCGTACCATGGGTGTTTTTTGTTTCAATGCGTTTAAAGGGCATTTCAATAAGTTCGTCCTTTGAGGTAATATAAAAGATGTCGGATAATTCGCCTCCTTTGAAATGCCCTGACTTTAACAGCACCGACTTTGCACCGGTCTGTGAAAGCTCGCGGGCTGCATTTTGAAAATCTTCTTCGGTTTTGATCTTTTTCTCCAGAATGATTTCGGCTTCCGGAATATTGGGTGTGATTACCGAGGCTGCCGGCAGCAAATCCTTAATCAGTGTTTTGATGGCCTCATCCCGGAGCAGTTTGTCACCCGAAGTGGCTACCATAACCGGATCCAGAACTACATTTTCCACCTGATATTTTTTCAATGCATCCAATACTGTTTGGATTACCTCGGAGCTATGTAACATCCCTATTTTTACGGCATCGGCACCTATATCGTCCATAACCGCAGCAATCTGGCTTTCGAGTATCTTTATAGGGATAGGATGGATATCCCTTACTCCCTCTGTGTTTTGTGCTGTTATGGCTGTAATGGCAGACATGCCATATACTCCATTGGCTGCAAACGTCTTCAGATCAGCCTGAATGCCGGCCCCTCCGCTGCTGTCCGAACCTGCTATGGTCAGTGCTTT from Bacteroidales bacterium includes these protein-coding regions:
- the tenA gene encoding thiaminase II; protein product: MDFLKDLNESVEPIYQELINHPFNVELASGTLPEEKFRFYISQDIHYIGEYSRALAALASVAPSHDELTEFISFAKEGLDIERALHNEFIKQFNITPPKEIALATEAYSNFLLSAAAYRSYPEALASLLPCFWLYNKVAVHIYYNANTENKYQQWINTYSSAEFDETTKRLKEITERLARENTQKIRENMKHLYIRSSRYEWLFWDSAYHLRYWI
- the thiD gene encoding bifunctional hydroxymethylpyrimidine kinase/phosphomethylpyrimidine kinase, which translates into the protein MKNIQHYKKALTIAGSDSSGGAGIQADLKTFAANGVYGMSAITAITAQNTEGVRDIHPIPIKILESQIAAVMDDIGADAVKIGMLHSSEVIQTVLDALKKYQVENVVLDPVMVATSGDKLLRDEAIKTLIKDLLPAASVITPNIPEAEIILEKKIKTEEDFQNAARELSQTGAKSVLLKSGHFKGGELSDIFYITSKDELIEMPFKRIETKNTHGTGCTLSSAVASWLALGYPLKEAIQKGMEYTHQAIFEGSAYQIGKGHGPVHHFYKFWS
- a CDS encoding DUF4270 family protein, producing MKGNLVKTAKQLLLFSVMILAVIACEKEAKEFGDQIMHPNDSIEADYDTSFQMGTFVEKSDSFPSLYSSIEAPTTIQHSNILLGEYLSPNFGRMKASFMSQIYKADSLSFSSVEEGVGATLYFQIESSHGSFEESKVRVYKLNKELQISNNYYSTTDPGGFYDASDLISESTELLGDSIIKVNLTQSFAEFLASAEDTIMGDHGDFLEFFPGIFAEMETDGNSFLNNIKIANDTTRLELAYRAAGEDEVDTLEYPIPSTALRVNTFEHYFEEATAPVKNAHRFLTNDSAENDSILLINGPGGTRAKLLIPEAVRETFNKKETSQDNKFLARAEIELKPLISPDSPLFPESVGMYAYPRDTSYVSISQSQFFNGEYDEDRNVFSCNITSYLQAYINEEVDNNRLYIQTRNFRFQPGELIISGANHSTPIKLRIKYFKP
- a CDS encoding glycogen/starch synthase: MEKTKVLFISQEITPYLPETEMSRTARYLPQGIQERGKEIRTFMPKYGSINERRNQLHEVIRLSGMNLIIDDTDRPLIIKVASIQSARMQVYFIDNEDYFQRRYTLQDENGEYFSDNDERAIFFARGVLETVKKLRWSPDIVHCLGWFTSLVPLYLKHSYNEDPLFANSKVVYSIYDDEFDTPLKQEFKDKLKIEGINNKAIKKIKDNPDYVNLTKMTIDNSDAIIKGSKQINEEIESYIQQINKPTLEYQPEDKYIDAYSTFYDELLTK